A single region of the Pseudomonas mandelii genome encodes:
- a CDS encoding sulfite exporter TauE/SafE family protein, protein MTSSREKNKPIVFGSGTIIGALGGLIGLGGAEFRLPLLIGLFGFGALEAVILNKAMSLVVVATALPFRAFSVPYSAVFERWDIIVTLLAGSLAGAWFGAGWATKLKSKTLYRVLAVLLVGIAVALLFGHEASATGVALLQGETLAIVGIVVGFGIGVVAALMGVAGGELLIPTIVLLFGADIKLAGSLSLAVSLPTMIVGFTRYSRDQSFSIIRAQRPFILVMAAGSIIGTFIGGQLLGLIPTTYLLPLLAAILLISSVKVWRHS, encoded by the coding sequence ATGACCTCAAGTAGAGAAAAAAACAAACCAATAGTATTTGGTAGCGGCACTATTATCGGTGCCCTAGGTGGGCTGATTGGCTTGGGTGGCGCAGAGTTCAGGCTGCCACTACTCATCGGATTGTTTGGTTTCGGTGCGTTGGAGGCTGTCATTCTCAACAAGGCCATGAGCCTCGTGGTGGTAGCCACAGCTCTTCCATTTCGCGCATTCAGCGTTCCCTACTCTGCGGTCTTTGAACGGTGGGACATCATCGTCACGCTTCTGGCTGGAAGCCTTGCGGGTGCTTGGTTTGGAGCGGGATGGGCAACCAAGCTCAAGAGTAAAACCTTGTACCGCGTTTTGGCAGTGCTGCTCGTAGGCATCGCTGTTGCTTTGCTGTTCGGCCATGAGGCAAGCGCAACTGGGGTCGCCCTGCTTCAAGGCGAGACACTGGCTATAGTCGGGATCGTGGTTGGCTTCGGTATCGGAGTAGTTGCTGCATTGATGGGGGTTGCTGGCGGTGAGTTGTTAATACCCACAATCGTTCTACTATTCGGTGCTGACATCAAGCTCGCTGGCAGTCTTTCACTTGCTGTGAGCCTGCCCACAATGATTGTGGGTTTCACGCGATACAGCCGCGACCAGAGCTTTTCGATAATCCGCGCTCAACGGCCATTCATACTGGTCATGGCAGCGGGTTCCATCATAGGAACATTCATCGGCGGGCAATTACTAGGTCTGATCCCGACAACATATCTCCTCCCGTTGCTCGCCGCCATTCTCCTGATTTCCTCGGTAAAAGTATGGCGTCATAGTTGA
- a CDS encoding IS5-like element IS1384 family transposase: MKQMTFADAEYAGKRKQTRKELFLIEMDRVVPWKGLIALIEPHYPKGEGGRPAYPLMAMLRVHLLQNWFGYSDPAMEEALYETTILRQFAGLNLERIPDETTILNFRRLLEKHELAAGILAVINGYLGDRGLSLRQGTIVDATLINAPSSTKNKDGKRDPEMHQTKKGNQYYFGMKAHIGADDESGLVHSVVGTAANVADVTQVDKLLHGDENVVCADAGYTGVEKRPEHEGREVIWQVAARRSTYKKLDKRSVLYKAKRKIEKAKAQVRAKVEHPFRVIKRQFGYTKVRFRGLAKNTAQLVTLFALSNLWMARRHLLTNAGEVRL, from the coding sequence ATGAAGCAGATGACCTTCGCCGACGCCGAGTACGCTGGCAAGCGCAAGCAAACCCGCAAGGAGTTGTTCCTGATCGAGATGGATCGGGTGGTGCCGTGGAAGGGCTTGATTGCTTTGATCGAGCCACATTATCCGAAAGGTGAAGGTGGCCGTCCGGCCTACCCGTTGATGGCGATGCTGCGTGTGCATCTGCTGCAGAACTGGTTCGGCTACAGCGATCCAGCGATGGAGGAAGCGCTGTACGAAACCACGATCCTGCGCCAGTTTGCCGGGCTGAACCTGGAGCGCATCCCCGACGAAACCACCATTCTCAACTTCCGCCGCTTGCTGGAGAAACACGAGCTGGCGGCCGGCATCCTCGCTGTCATCAATGGCTATCTGGGCGACCGCGGCCTGTCGCTGCGCCAGGGCACCATCGTCGATGCAACGCTGATCAATGCGCCCAGTTCGACCAAGAACAAGGACGGCAAGCGCGACCCGGAAATGCACCAGACCAAGAAGGGAAACCAGTATTATTTTGGCATGAAGGCCCACATCGGCGCCGATGACGAATCGGGTCTGGTGCACAGCGTAGTGGGCACGGCGGCCAATGTGGCGGATGTCACCCAGGTGGACAAATTGCTGCATGGCGACGAAAACGTGGTCTGCGCCGATGCAGGCTACACCGGTGTCGAAAAGCGGCCCGAGCATGAAGGACGTGAAGTTATCTGGCAGGTGGCGGCACGCCGCAGCACCTACAAAAAACTCGATAAGCGCAGCGTGCTGTACAAAGCCAAGCGCAAGATTGAAAAGGCCAAGGCTCAGGTGCGCGCCAAGGTCGAGCATCCGTTCCGGGTAATCAAGCGCCAGTTCGGTTACACCAAGGTGCGCTTTCGCGGCTTGGCCAAAAACACGGCGCAACTGGTGACACTGTTCGCTCTGTCGAACCTGTGGATGGCGCGCCGACATTTACTGACGAATGCAGGAGAGGTGCGCCTGTAA